GCCGCCAAAAAGCCAACACATTTAAAGTCAGACACATTCCCCTCACGCAAGAGTTCATCCAGGAGGGCACTCCCATCATCGACATTCGCACCCCAAAGGAATGGAAAGAAACCGGGATTGTGCCAGACTCCTACCTGCTGACCTTTTTCAACGAAGACGGCAGCCACGACGAACAGGGATTCATAAACAGACTTCAGCAGATAACCGACCACGAAACCCCTCTTGCCATCCTCTGCCGCTCGGGCAACCGATCAGAAAAAGTCAGCCGTTTTCTGGCCAGCCAAGGCTTCCGTTCCGTCATCGACATTTACGAGGGGATAAAGGGCGGGATAGCCCGCGGAGTCGCCCTTGAACCCTACACAGACACCCTTAAACACAAGGAGGCAAAACCATGAACTCCTATTGCGCCTGGTGCGGAAAATCCCTCGACAAGCACCCCTTAATCAAACACTGGAAAACCTGGACAAAAAGGCTGACCGCCGCCTACTCGGTGCTCCTCACCGGAAAACTGCGCCCCGAACGGGACACCCACGGCATCTGCCTGACGTGCCTAAAAAAGCACGAACCAGAACTCTACAGCCAATACATCCAGACCCAGACCGTCAACGCCTAAACCAAAAGGAATCCAACCAACCTCTTAGACCTCAGAAAACCTGGCCACGCCGCATAAAGACAAAAAAAATAAACCTTGGTAAAATTTTTTATTGACACCGTTAAAAGGTTTGGTTAACTTAACCACAAACAAGTTAGTTTAGTTTTAAGCGAAGGCAGTAAAGAAAATCTACAACCCCCAATGAAGCCTTTCCCCATACCGTGAAAGGCAAAAGTCAACAGCCAAGTGTGTAACCACCACGAGAGGAGAAAATCATGAAACGCAAACTGTTCCAAACCCTGATCGCCGCCATCGCCCTGGTCGCCATCTTTGCCGGTTCCGGTTTCGCCTTCACCGAAGGCACCGACTACCTGGTCCTGGAAAAACCGATCCCCAACGCCCAGAATACTCTCATCAAGGTTTTCAGCTACGACTGTCCCTTCTGCTACAAGTATGACAAGGCCGTCACCCCCAAGGTGGTTCCCCAGCTGCCGGCCGATGTGACCTTCCGCCCCTTCCACCTGAAGACCAAAGGCAAATACGGCGAGATGGGAACGAAGCTTTTTGCCGTACTGCTGGCCAAGGATCAGGCCAACGGACTTTCGGACAAGGAACTCTATAGCGACAAGTCCCTGCTGAAGAAAGCCAAGATGGCTTACTACCAGGCCTATCATGACAAGAAAGAGCGCTGGGATGCCGGTGAAGAAGCCTATCTGCAAACCGGCCTGGATGCCGTTGGCATGAGCAAGGCCGAGTTTGAAGAAGGTCTGAAGGATCCCAAGGTACAGGCTCTGATCACCGAGTGGGACCAGTCCTACGACGTCGCCAAGATCCAGGGTATCCCCGGCTTCGTCGTCAACGGCAAATACCTGATCTACACCAAGAACATCAAATCCGTAGACGGCATGCTGCAACTGATTAACGAGCTTCTCAAGAAATAAGGAGGCCTGTCGTGAAACTCATTCAACAGTGGTGGCAAGACCTCCGCTCCGAACCAATCCCGACAATTGCCCGATGGCAGGACCGCCGCTTTCTGTGGCTGCTGATGGCCGGCATGAGTCTCTTCATGGTCATCCTGGCCCACTCGGTCTTTCAGATATGGCTGTACATGAAGCCCTGCGAGCAGTGCGTCTACATCCGCTTCGCCTTCTTCGCCATGGTGATCGGGGGCTTTGTGGCCGCCATCAACCCCAAAAACGCTGTCCTCAAAGTCATCGGCTACGTCTTCGCCATCTATGGCAGCATCAAGGGAGTGCTCTGGAGCCTGAAGCTGAACAAGATTCACCATGTGGCACACAGCGACGATCCTTTCGGCGTACAGGGCTGCTCCACCGACCCGAGCTTCCCCTTCGGGCTGCCCCTGGACAAATGGTCTCCCGAGTGGTTCAAGCCGACGGGTGACTGCGGTTTCGACAACCCCATCGTCCCCGACGGGGCGGTTTTGAGCAGCATGCAGCAGTGGCTGGTCGATTTCTACCGCGACGGTTGGTATCTGTGGCCCCCCTCGCACTTCATGAATATGGCCCAGTGCACCGTCATCACCTTCGGCGTCATCCTGCTCGTCCTGATAATCTGTGCCGCCGCCTGGATCATCCACAGCATTCGCAGCAAAAGCGCAAGCGTCTGAACCTGAGTAAAAAGAAATTGGATTGAACCAGTTAACCAACAACCATCACGCAACACCAACACAAGGAGAAAATCGATGAAAAAGATGGTTACGAACCTGGCCAAAACGGTCGTGTCATCCACCGCGCTGGCAGCCCTGCTGGTGGGGGGAATTTCGGCGACTTACGTCCCCGAATCCCAGGCGGCAGTCTTTGAGCGCAAGAAATCCACCCAGGGGGAACTGGGCAAGGTCATTGTCAACCCCTACAAGGTCGCTCCCCTGACCGCTGTTATTGAACGGGACGGCAAGGACCCCAAGAATATCAAGGTCACCGTTTTGGGCAAAGAGGGTGGGGGAATCGACATCTCCTATCCTGTCTCGGAAGGGGCCCTTCTAAACCATGACGGTATTCCGGTCTTCGGCCTGTATGATGACTACGTCAACACCGTCCGTGTTGAGTACACCCTGGATGGCCGTAAAGTCAGCACCGACTACAAGATACGCACCAACCCATTTACCGCACGTATTACTGAGGGGCGCCTGGAAACAAAGCCGACGCTCGAATCATCCAAAGTGGTTAAGGGCTTTGAAGGCCGCCTCTACATGCTGACCCTGATGGGGAATGCCGACAACAAAGAATGGGCCTGGGCGACCCCAGACCACAAGATTCACGGGGCCGGCGAGTGGCTGGAGCCTGCCGAGTTGTACATGGTCGACACCAAGGGGGAGATCCGCTGGTTCCTCGATACCGAACAGTTCTATGACAAGTACGGCCGCGACATCGATTCCCAGGGGCGTATCATGAGCATGCATCAGATGCCCAATGGCGACCTGCTCTTTGCCATGGCGCAGAAATACTTCCGCTACACCCTCATGGGTGAAAAGGCTTTTGA
The sequence above is a segment of the Desulfuromonas sp. KJ2020 genome. Coding sequences within it:
- a CDS encoding rhodanese-like domain-containing protein, with the protein product MKKIALAVMLLGILAAVLTGTAYEPDSRQKANTFKVRHIPLTQEFIQEGTPIIDIRTPKEWKETGIVPDSYLLTFFNEDGSHDEQGFINRLQQITDHETPLAILCRSGNRSEKVSRFLASQGFRSVIDIYEGIKGGIARGVALEPYTDTLKHKEAKP
- a CDS encoding thiol:disulfide interchange protein DsbA/DsbL, whose amino-acid sequence is MKRKLFQTLIAAIALVAIFAGSGFAFTEGTDYLVLEKPIPNAQNTLIKVFSYDCPFCYKYDKAVTPKVVPQLPADVTFRPFHLKTKGKYGEMGTKLFAVLLAKDQANGLSDKELYSDKSLLKKAKMAYYQAYHDKKERWDAGEEAYLQTGLDAVGMSKAEFEEGLKDPKVQALITEWDQSYDVAKIQGIPGFVVNGKYLIYTKNIKSVDGMLQLINELLKK
- the dsbI gene encoding protein-disulfide oxidoreductase DsbI produces the protein MKLIQQWWQDLRSEPIPTIARWQDRRFLWLLMAGMSLFMVILAHSVFQIWLYMKPCEQCVYIRFAFFAMVIGGFVAAINPKNAVLKVIGYVFAIYGSIKGVLWSLKLNKIHHVAHSDDPFGVQGCSTDPSFPFGLPLDKWSPEWFKPTGDCGFDNPIVPDGAVLSSMQQWLVDFYRDGWYLWPPSHFMNMAQCTVITFGVILLVLIICAAAWIIHSIRSKSASV